One window of Erwinia aphidicola genomic DNA carries:
- a CDS encoding DUF3772 domain-containing protein: MSGLLTFLRICLLALVALSPQLVLAADNSDSQQTEDAAPKVNAAVELPKMQKVLDKIKQQVSGETNDSKLSALNDMALELSGDADTLVQSITPQRAQLQAQLAVLGPAPKADSGVKETAEVTSKRTKLENQKSKMDDQIKQAEAIKSGSINLSAQIVNLRRDALKTQLALNAGSIFGPRFWAPLFNTQSDDSSKIGDFVDELTSTAALSWEPGWRLGTLAWLLAAVLVATLGRRYLEEFLAWVGIHHLPEGRLRRSFLAAATAMTTLAAVVLAFNFLDQAFTRHDEVIDDVRDFADKLVGLSIFCGLIAGLGRAFLSTRRPSWRLPNISNEVAMALKPFPPLTAALVFIFQTVEIFNSSANTSVGTTIFANGMTALLIGATALSISMRTNRVRRRMIQQGQQPEAKSTLVGLIQMALTLIGVAIMIALTIGYITMARFLSYELIWMGLVFGTFYIFSQLVADGCESLFSTNNATGKRIQTSLNIDERHLGQIAAVLGAIGKTLLVLAAAMALLNGTFGSSTPIELVQKAIEFWGGKGLESLNIVPAHMVNALICLVVGIWVLRSVKRWLEHDFLPKTTMDTGMRVSLITLFSNIGFVLVILMTLSIMGLQWNKLAWIVSALSVGIGFGLQEIVKNFISGLILLTERPVKVGDLVSISGIEGDIRRINVRATEIQLSDKSTVIVPNSQLISQNVRNATMGNAQGVATITLTFPLDIDPQQVRQLLLDVYNENERILENPEPSVSFKDLTTSGIVLSVTGNVASPRQVSGAKSDLLFDILTRLRKEGVVLSTPQTMIIERKNGQVVLQEPKEE; the protein is encoded by the coding sequence ATGTCTGGCTTGTTAACTTTTCTTCGCATCTGTCTGCTGGCGCTGGTCGCACTCTCCCCGCAGCTGGTGCTGGCTGCCGATAATAGCGATTCGCAGCAAACTGAGGATGCCGCACCGAAGGTCAATGCGGCCGTCGAACTGCCAAAAATGCAGAAAGTGCTGGATAAAATCAAGCAGCAGGTTTCAGGCGAGACTAACGACAGCAAGCTCAGCGCGCTAAATGATATGGCGCTGGAGCTGTCCGGCGATGCCGATACCCTGGTCCAGAGCATTACCCCGCAGCGTGCGCAGCTGCAGGCGCAGCTGGCGGTGCTTGGCCCGGCCCCCAAGGCCGACAGCGGGGTGAAAGAGACCGCTGAAGTCACCAGCAAGCGTACCAAGCTGGAAAACCAGAAAAGCAAAATGGACGACCAGATCAAGCAGGCCGAAGCGATTAAAAGTGGCTCGATTAATCTGTCGGCACAGATTGTTAACCTGCGACGCGACGCGCTGAAAACCCAGCTGGCGCTCAACGCGGGCAGCATCTTTGGCCCGCGCTTCTGGGCTCCGCTGTTCAATACCCAAAGCGATGACAGCAGCAAGATCGGTGATTTTGTCGATGAGCTGACATCAACCGCCGCGCTCTCCTGGGAGCCTGGCTGGCGTTTAGGCACGCTTGCCTGGCTACTGGCTGCCGTGCTGGTCGCCACGCTGGGCCGCCGTTACCTGGAAGAGTTCCTCGCCTGGGTCGGCATCCATCATCTGCCGGAAGGGCGCCTGCGCCGCAGCTTCCTTGCGGCCGCCACCGCGATGACCACGCTGGCTGCCGTGGTGCTGGCGTTTAACTTCCTCGACCAGGCGTTTACCCGTCACGATGAAGTGATCGATGACGTGCGCGACTTCGCCGATAAGCTGGTCGGCCTGAGTATTTTCTGCGGGCTGATTGCCGGGCTGGGGCGCGCTTTCCTCTCCACGCGCCGCCCGTCCTGGCGCCTGCCCAATATCTCTAATGAAGTGGCAATGGCGTTAAAACCTTTCCCGCCGCTCACTGCCGCGCTGGTGTTTATCTTCCAGACGGTGGAAATTTTTAACAGCAGCGCCAACACCAGCGTTGGCACGACGATTTTTGCTAACGGCATGACCGCGCTGTTGATTGGCGCGACCGCGCTGTCGATCAGCATGCGCACTAACCGCGTGCGCCGCCGGATGATCCAGCAAGGGCAGCAGCCGGAGGCGAAGTCGACGCTGGTCGGCTTGATCCAGATGGCGCTGACGCTGATTGGCGTGGCGATTATGATTGCGCTGACGATCGGCTATATCACCATGGCGCGCTTCCTGAGCTACGAGCTGATCTGGATGGGGCTGGTGTTTGGCACCTTCTATATCTTCAGCCAGCTGGTAGCCGACGGCTGTGAAAGCCTGTTTTCGACCAACAATGCCACCGGTAAGCGTATCCAGACCTCGCTGAATATTGACGAGCGCCACCTGGGGCAGATTGCCGCGGTGCTGGGCGCTATCGGCAAAACCCTGCTGGTGCTGGCCGCTGCGATGGCGCTGCTCAACGGCACTTTCGGTAGCTCAACGCCGATTGAGCTGGTGCAGAAAGCCATTGAGTTTTGGGGCGGTAAAGGGCTGGAGTCGCTGAATATCGTGCCGGCGCATATGGTGAATGCGCTGATCTGCCTGGTGGTCGGTATCTGGGTGCTGCGCTCGGTGAAGCGCTGGCTGGAGCACGACTTCCTGCCGAAAACCACCATGGATACCGGCATGCGCGTCTCGCTGATCACGCTGTTCAGCAACATCGGCTTTGTGCTGGTGATCCTGATGACGCTGTCGATTATGGGCCTGCAGTGGAACAAACTGGCGTGGATCGTCAGCGCCCTGTCGGTAGGTATCGGTTTTGGTTTACAGGAGATAGTGAAGAACTTTATCTCTGGCCTGATCCTGCTGACCGAGCGCCCGGTGAAGGTCGGCGATCTGGTGAGCATCAGCGGTATCGAAGGCGATATTCGCCGGATTAACGTGCGCGCCACTGAGATCCAGCTCAGCGATAAATCGACGGTGATTGTGCCGAACTCGCAGCTGATCTCACAGAATGTGCGCAACGCCACCATGGGCAACGCGCAGGGCGTAGCGACCATTACGCTGACCTTCCCGCTGGATATCGACCCGCAGCAGGTACGCCAGCTGCTGCTGGATGTGTATAACGAAAACGAGCGCATTCTCGAGAACCCGGAGCCGTCGGTGTCGTTCAAAGACCTGACCACCAGCGGCATTGTGCTGTCGGTAACCGGTAACGTGGCCAGCCCGCGCCAGGTGAGCGGGGCGAAAAGCGATCTGCTGTTCGATATCCTTACCCGCCTGCGTAAAGAGGGCGTGGTGCTCTCCACGCCGCAGACCATGATCATTGAACGCAAGAATGGTCAGGTGGTATTGCAGGAACCCAAAGAAGAATAA
- a CDS encoding lysozyme inhibitor LprI family protein, with the protein MKKIVTVALLLLSGSASAAGILRQDLDTQLENCQQQAVSTLANLQCYDAANKAWDAELNKQYKLLLAGQSAAAQSALKASQRAWVSYRDSYFEGMNKYYQQQQGTIWGLVASESKLNVVKEKARDLYRLRNSTHMEG; encoded by the coding sequence ATGAAAAAAATCGTTACCGTGGCGCTGTTGCTGCTGAGCGGAAGTGCCAGCGCTGCAGGCATCCTGCGTCAGGATCTGGATACTCAGCTGGAAAACTGTCAGCAGCAGGCGGTCAGCACCCTGGCCAATCTGCAATGCTATGACGCGGCGAATAAAGCCTGGGATGCCGAGCTGAACAAGCAGTACAAGCTGCTGCTGGCCGGACAGTCAGCGGCGGCGCAGAGCGCGCTGAAAGCCTCGCAGCGTGCCTGGGTTAGCTATCGCGATAGCTACTTTGAGGGGATGAATAAGTACTATCAGCAGCAGCAGGGGACTATCTGGGGCCTGGTGGCGTCGGAGTCAAAGCTGAACGTGGTTAAAGAGAAGGCGCGCGATCTGTATCGCCTGCGCAATAGCACCCATATGGAAGGGTAG
- a CDS encoding oxygenase MpaB family protein: MVTMRDKIQQQVFRLNGLSLNEFDLSKPAGDPGLYGPDSVIWRVHGDFTSMLCGGICALLLQMLHPLPLAGVWDHSTFREDMMGRLRRTSQFIAVTTFGNTADAHILIERVKRIHLKVSGVDAHGQPYEASDPRLLTWVHVAETSSFLAAHLRYKNPQLSLGEQDRYYAEAAVVAEALGAQNVPRSVAAVEGYLQAMRPQLRCDERTREVLSLLMNAPAPSWQARPAMKAIMTAGIELLPGWALQDFGLHFSPIKRRIIHGRIHTLAALLRWAIQRGAWQRAMARVGREH; encoded by the coding sequence ATGGTCACTATGCGCGATAAAATTCAGCAGCAGGTCTTCCGCTTAAATGGCCTGTCGCTGAATGAGTTTGACCTGTCAAAGCCGGCGGGCGACCCCGGTCTTTACGGGCCGGACAGCGTGATCTGGCGCGTGCACGGTGACTTTACCTCCATGCTGTGCGGCGGCATCTGCGCGCTGCTGCTGCAGATGCTGCATCCGCTGCCGCTGGCGGGCGTCTGGGATCACTCCACCTTTCGCGAAGATATGATGGGGCGGCTGCGGCGTACCAGCCAGTTTATCGCCGTCACCACCTTCGGCAACACCGCCGATGCTCATATCCTCATCGAGCGCGTTAAGCGCATTCACCTGAAGGTCAGTGGCGTCGACGCGCACGGTCAACCCTATGAGGCCAGCGATCCGCGGCTGCTCACCTGGGTTCACGTTGCGGAGACCAGCAGTTTCCTCGCCGCGCACCTGCGCTATAAAAATCCGCAGCTCAGCCTGGGCGAGCAGGATCGTTACTATGCCGAGGCCGCAGTGGTTGCCGAAGCGCTCGGCGCGCAAAACGTGCCCAGGAGCGTGGCGGCCGTCGAAGGGTATCTGCAGGCGATGCGTCCGCAGCTGCGCTGCGATGAACGCACGCGGGAAGTGCTCTCCCTGCTGATGAACGCCCCGGCCCCAAGCTGGCAGGCGCGCCCGGCAATGAAAGCGATAATGACCGCGGGCATTGAGCTGCTGCCTGGCTGGGCTTTACAAGACTTTGGCCTGCATTTTTCCCCGATAAAGCGCCGGATTATTCACGGGCGTATTCATACTCTTGCCGCGCTGCTGCGCTGGGCTATTCAACGCGGCGCCTGGCAGCGTGCCATGGCGCGCGTCGGACGTGAGCATTAA
- a CDS encoding GNAT family N-acetyltransferase, producing MMSLPGSAMVVRDAAPADIDAITRIYAWHVLHGCGSFEKIPPDAVEMAARLAKVHSFALPWLVAEIDGAVVGYCYATQYRPRPAYRFTIEDSVYIDAEMAGRGVGTALMQALIARCQLGNYQQMLAIIGNGERNAGSVSLHKKMGFEIVGNFRKVGFKHGEWRDTLLMQLAL from the coding sequence ATGATGTCCCTTCCCGGTTCTGCCATGGTAGTGCGCGATGCCGCACCTGCCGATATTGACGCTATTACCCGTATCTATGCCTGGCACGTGCTGCACGGCTGCGGCTCGTTTGAAAAGATCCCGCCCGATGCCGTAGAAATGGCCGCCCGGCTGGCTAAGGTGCACTCATTCGCCCTGCCGTGGCTGGTGGCCGAAATCGACGGCGCGGTAGTCGGCTACTGCTATGCCACCCAATATCGCCCGCGCCCCGCCTACCGATTCACCATTGAGGACTCGGTTTATATCGATGCCGAAATGGCGGGGCGTGGCGTAGGTACGGCTCTGATGCAGGCGCTGATTGCCCGCTGCCAGTTGGGCAATTATCAGCAGATGCTGGCGATTATCGGCAACGGCGAGCGTAATGCGGGTTCGGTCAGTCTGCATAAAAAAATGGGCTTCGAGATTGTCGGCAACTTCCGTAAAGTCGGGTTTAAGCACGGCGAATGGCGCGATACGCTATTGATGCAGCTGGCGTTATAA
- the pbpG gene encoding D-alanyl-D-alanine endopeptidase translates to MPAKIRLSLLSLVLLCSAQSILTPAAARTHQPAVAGAAAQPEIASGSAMIVDMNTNKVIYSSHPDLVRPIASITKLMTVMVTLDAHLPMDEMLAVDISHTPEMRGIYSRVRLNSEISRRNMMLLALMSSENRAAASLAHHYPGGYDAFIKAMNAKARELGMNNTHYVEPTGLSIKNVSTARDLSKLLIATKRYPLIGQLSTTHEDMASFRNPTYTLPFRNTNHLVYRPDWNIQLTKTGFTNEAGHCLAMRTVINQRPVSLVVLDAFGKYTHFADANRLRSWLETGKISPVPPAALSYKKQKASQMVSNRAPDDSAVD, encoded by the coding sequence ATGCCTGCAAAAATTCGTTTATCGCTGTTAAGTCTGGTTCTGCTGTGTTCCGCTCAAAGCATCCTCACGCCGGCTGCTGCCCGTACTCATCAGCCCGCGGTGGCTGGCGCTGCCGCTCAGCCAGAAATTGCTTCCGGCAGCGCGATGATTGTCGATATGAATACCAATAAAGTGATCTACTCCAGCCATCCGGATCTGGTGCGCCCGATCGCCTCTATTACCAAGCTAATGACGGTGATGGTGACGCTCGATGCCCATCTGCCGATGGATGAGATGCTGGCGGTAGACATCAGCCACACGCCGGAGATGCGCGGCATCTATTCCCGCGTGCGCCTGAACAGTGAGATCAGCCGCAGAAATATGATGCTGCTGGCGCTGATGTCGTCTGAAAACCGGGCGGCGGCCAGCCTGGCGCACCACTATCCGGGCGGCTACGATGCGTTTATCAAGGCGATGAATGCCAAAGCGCGGGAGCTGGGGATGAACAACACCCACTACGTTGAACCGACCGGCCTGTCGATCAAAAACGTCTCGACGGCGCGCGATCTCAGCAAGCTGCTGATCGCCACCAAGCGCTATCCGCTGATCGGCCAGCTGAGCACCACCCATGAAGATATGGCCAGCTTCCGCAACCCGACCTACACGCTACCGTTCCGCAACACCAACCACCTGGTGTATCGCCCGGACTGGAATATTCAGCTGACCAAAACGGGCTTCACCAACGAAGCCGGTCACTGCCTGGCAATGCGCACGGTGATCAATCAGCGCCCGGTATCGCTGGTGGTACTGGATGCCTTTGGTAAATACACCCACTTTGCCGACGCTAACCGCCTGCGCAGCTGGCTGGAAACCGGCAAGATCTCCCCGGTGCCGCCGGCGGCGCTGAGCTATAAAAAGCAGAAAGCTTCGCAGATGGTGAGTAACCGTGCGCCGGATGACAGCGCGGTAGATTAA
- the bglX gene encoding beta-glucosidase BglX, which translates to MKWICSVSLAVTLSMQPAFAEELIGPHQLTPQARDAFVSGLLKKMTLDEKIGQLRLITVGPDNPKEAIRDMIQHGQVGAIFNTVTRPDIRAMQDQVMQLSRLKIPLFFAYDVIHGQRTQFPIPLALASSWDTDAVAQVGRIAAYEAADDGLNMTWAPMVDVTREPRWGRGSEGFGEDTYLASVMGRTMVKAMQGKSPADRYSVMTSVKHFAAYGAVEGGREYNTVDMSPQRLFQDYLPPYKAALDAGSGGVMVALNSLNGVPASADSWLLKDVLRDDWGFKGITISDHGAIKELIQHGVARDPQDAVRIALQSGIDMSMSDEYYSKYLPGLVKSGAVSEQEIDNAARHVLNVKYDMGLFNDPYSHLGPVGSDPADTNAESRLHRAEARDVARKSMVLLKNRLETLPLKKSGTVALIGPLADSQIDIMGSWSAAGVAKQSVTLLQGMKNATAGKATLLYAKGANVTDDKGIQDFLNLYEKAVTIDTRTPQQMLDEAVATAKKADVVVLAVGEARGMAHEASSRTDLTLSHSQLQLIDAVKATGKPIVMVLMNARALALTHQLEQSDAMLESWYPGTEGGNAIADVLFGDYNPSGKLPMSFPRSVGQIPIYYNHLNTGRPYNYEKPNKYTSHYFDEANGPLFPFGYGLSYTTFTLSPVKLSSATMARNGTVNASVTVTNSGKVDGATVVQLYLRDEVASISRPVKELKGFQRIMLKAGESQTVTFPIDVSALTFWNARMQQVAEPGKFSVMIGLDSARTVDAEFDYL; encoded by the coding sequence ATGAAATGGATTTGTTCTGTCAGCCTTGCCGTCACTCTGTCTATGCAGCCCGCTTTTGCCGAAGAGCTTATCGGCCCGCATCAACTGACCCCGCAGGCGCGCGACGCTTTCGTCAGCGGGCTGCTGAAAAAAATGACGCTCGATGAGAAGATTGGCCAGCTCAGGCTGATCACCGTCGGCCCGGATAACCCGAAAGAAGCGATCCGCGACATGATCCAGCACGGTCAGGTCGGGGCGATTTTCAACACGGTGACGCGTCCCGATATCCGTGCGATGCAGGACCAGGTGATGCAGCTCAGCCGCCTGAAGATCCCGTTGTTCTTTGCCTATGATGTGATCCACGGTCAGCGTACCCAGTTCCCGATCCCGCTGGCACTGGCCTCCAGCTGGGACACCGATGCGGTGGCGCAGGTTGGGCGCATTGCGGCCTATGAAGCCGCCGATGATGGCCTCAACATGACCTGGGCGCCGATGGTTGATGTCACCCGTGAACCGCGCTGGGGCAGGGGGTCGGAAGGCTTTGGTGAGGATACTTACCTGGCGTCCGTGATGGGCCGCACCATGGTTAAGGCGATGCAGGGCAAAAGCCCGGCTGACCGCTACTCGGTGATGACCAGCGTTAAGCACTTTGCCGCCTACGGCGCGGTGGAAGGCGGGCGGGAATACAACACGGTGGATATGAGCCCGCAGCGCCTGTTCCAGGACTATCTGCCGCCGTACAAAGCGGCGCTGGATGCAGGCAGCGGCGGGGTGATGGTGGCCCTGAACTCGCTGAACGGCGTACCGGCCAGCGCCGACAGCTGGCTGCTGAAGGATGTGCTGCGCGATGACTGGGGCTTCAAGGGGATTACCATCAGCGACCACGGTGCGATCAAAGAGCTGATTCAGCACGGGGTGGCGCGTGACCCGCAGGACGCGGTGCGTATCGCGCTGCAGTCCGGCATTGATATGAGCATGAGCGATGAGTACTACAGCAAATATCTGCCGGGCCTGGTGAAAAGCGGCGCGGTGAGCGAGCAGGAGATTGATAACGCTGCACGTCACGTGCTCAATGTGAAATATGATATGGGCCTGTTTAATGACCCGTACAGCCACCTCGGGCCGGTGGGGAGTGACCCGGCGGATACCAATGCCGAAAGCCGCCTGCACCGCGCTGAAGCACGCGATGTTGCGCGCAAGAGTATGGTGCTGTTGAAAAACCGTCTGGAGACGCTGCCGCTGAAAAAATCCGGCACCGTGGCGCTGATTGGCCCGCTGGCCGACAGCCAGATTGATATTATGGGCAGCTGGTCCGCCGCGGGCGTCGCGAAGCAGTCCGTGACGCTGCTGCAGGGGATGAAAAATGCCACCGCCGGCAAGGCCACGCTGCTGTATGCCAAAGGGGCAAACGTCACCGACGATAAAGGCATTCAGGACTTCCTGAATCTGTATGAGAAGGCCGTCACCATCGATACGCGCACGCCGCAGCAGATGCTGGACGAAGCCGTTGCCACCGCGAAAAAAGCTGATGTGGTGGTGCTGGCGGTTGGTGAAGCGCGCGGCATGGCGCACGAAGCCTCCAGCCGGACGGACCTGACGTTGTCCCACAGCCAGCTGCAGCTGATTGATGCGGTGAAAGCCACGGGTAAACCGATCGTGATGGTGCTGATGAATGCCCGCGCGCTGGCGCTGACCCACCAGCTTGAGCAGTCGGATGCGATGCTGGAAAGCTGGTATCCAGGTACCGAAGGCGGTAATGCGATTGCCGACGTGCTGTTCGGTGATTACAACCCGTCGGGCAAGCTGCCGATGTCCTTCCCGCGTTCCGTCGGCCAGATCCCGATTTATTACAACCACCTGAATACCGGCCGCCCGTATAACTATGAGAAGCCGAACAAATACACCTCTCACTATTTTGACGAGGCGAACGGTCCGCTGTTCCCGTTCGGCTATGGGCTGAGCTACACCACGTTCACGCTGTCGCCGGTGAAATTGTCGTCCGCAACGATGGCGCGTAACGGCACGGTCAATGCCAGCGTGACGGTCACGAATAGCGGCAAGGTCGACGGCGCCACGGTGGTGCAGCTCTACCTGCGCGACGAAGTAGCGAGCATCAGCCGCCCGGTGAAGGAGCTGAAGGGCTTCCAGCGCATTATGCTGAAGGCTGGAGAGTCGCAAACCGTGACCTTCCCGATTGACGTCAGTGCGCTGACCTTCTGGAATGCCAGAATGCAGCAGGTGGCCGAACCGGGTAAATTCAGCGTGATGATCGGGCTGGATTCAGCGCGCACCGTCGATGCGGAATTTGATTACCTGTAA
- the dld gene encoding D-lactate dehydrogenase, producing the protein MHTSQPAAQKLIAELGRIVGRNHLLTEPEKTERYRKGFRSGEGDALAVVFPGTLLEQWRILQACVAADVIILMQAANTGLTEGSTPNGNDYPRDIVIISTLRMDKIQLLDGGKQVLAFPGSTLYQLEKVLKPLGREPHSVIGSSCIGASVLGGICNNSGGSLVKRGPAYSEMALYAQITAEGKLQLVNHLGIALGSSPEQILSKLDDESWQPADVQHDERHASDPDYAERVRDVDADTPSRFNADARRLFEASGCAGKLALFAVRLDTFASESAQQVFYIGTNDTAVLDQLRRHMLANFSNLPVAGEYMHRDIFDIAETYGKDTFVMIDKLGTDKMPLFFTLKGRADALLARIPWLKPHFSDRLLQKLAALLPSHLPARMKQYRDRFEHHLMLKMSGEGVAEARAYLQTFFQQAEGEYFECAGKEGAHAFLHRFAAAGAAVRYHAVHHNEVEDILALDIALRRNDRDWFERLPPEFDAALTHRLYYGHFLCHVFHQDYIVKKGVDVHALKEKMLEILAARGAEYPAEHNVGHLYKAKPQLKAFYQQLDPTNSFNPGIGKTTRAKHWGECGCDKP; encoded by the coding sequence ATGCACACCTCTCAACCCGCCGCACAAAAACTGATTGCTGAACTGGGCCGTATCGTTGGCCGCAACCATCTGCTCACCGAACCGGAAAAAACCGAACGCTACCGTAAGGGTTTCCGATCGGGTGAAGGCGATGCCCTCGCCGTGGTGTTTCCAGGCACTCTGCTGGAGCAGTGGCGTATTCTGCAAGCCTGCGTTGCCGCTGATGTGATTATTCTGATGCAGGCGGCCAATACCGGCCTGACGGAAGGCTCCACGCCGAACGGCAATGATTATCCGCGCGATATCGTGATTATCAGCACCCTGCGCATGGACAAAATTCAGCTGCTGGACGGCGGTAAGCAGGTGCTGGCCTTCCCGGGCAGCACGCTGTATCAGCTGGAGAAAGTGCTGAAGCCGCTGGGGCGTGAACCGCATTCGGTGATCGGTTCATCCTGTATCGGTGCCTCGGTGCTGGGCGGGATATGCAATAACTCTGGCGGCTCGCTGGTGAAGCGCGGCCCGGCCTACAGCGAGATGGCGCTGTATGCGCAGATTACCGCCGAGGGCAAACTGCAGCTGGTTAACCATCTGGGGATCGCACTTGGCAGCTCGCCGGAGCAGATCCTCAGCAAGCTGGATGATGAAAGCTGGCAGCCCGCTGACGTGCAGCACGATGAGCGCCACGCCTCCGACCCCGATTACGCCGAGCGGGTGCGCGATGTTGATGCCGATACCCCCTCCCGCTTTAACGCCGACGCACGCCGCCTGTTCGAAGCCAGCGGCTGCGCCGGAAAGCTGGCGCTGTTTGCCGTTCGCCTTGACACCTTTGCCAGTGAAAGCGCCCAGCAGGTGTTTTATATCGGCACCAACGACACGGCGGTGCTCGACCAGCTGCGTCGCCATATGCTCGCTAACTTCAGTAACCTGCCGGTGGCGGGCGAATATATGCATCGCGATATTTTCGATATCGCCGAGACCTACGGCAAAGATACCTTTGTGATGATCGACAAGCTCGGTACCGACAAAATGCCGCTGTTTTTCACCCTGAAAGGGCGTGCCGATGCGCTGCTGGCGCGTATCCCGTGGCTGAAGCCGCACTTCAGCGACCGCCTGTTGCAGAAACTGGCCGCGCTGCTGCCTTCGCATCTGCCCGCGCGCATGAAGCAGTATCGCGACCGTTTTGAACATCACCTGATGCTGAAAATGTCCGGTGAGGGCGTGGCGGAAGCGCGCGCCTATCTGCAAACGTTCTTCCAGCAGGCCGAAGGCGAATATTTCGAATGTGCGGGCAAAGAGGGGGCGCACGCGTTCCTGCATCGCTTTGCGGCGGCGGGTGCGGCGGTGCGCTATCACGCGGTGCACCATAACGAGGTGGAGGATATCCTGGCGCTGGATATCGCCCTGCGCCGCAACGACCGCGACTGGTTCGAGCGGCTGCCGCCGGAGTTTGATGCGGCGCTGACGCATCGCCTCTACTACGGCCACTTCCTGTGCCACGTGTTCCATCAGGACTATATCGTGAAGAAAGGCGTGGATGTGCACGCGTTAAAAGAGAAGATGCTGGAGATTCTGGCGGCGCGCGGCGCGGAGTACCCGGCCGAGCACAATGTTGGCCATCTGTACAAGGCCAAGCCGCAGCTGAAGGCGTTTTACCAGCAGCTCGACCCGACCAACAGTTTTAATCCGGGGATTGGCAAAACCACGCGTGCGAAACACTGGGGTGAGTGCGGATGCGATAAACCGTAA